In Myxococcales bacterium, the DNA window GTGTGGGCGCTTGACGCCGCTATCTTCGGTCTGAATGTGGAAAACCCGCCCGTGATGCCGCACGTTGTTGTTGTACCCGAGCATGGGGGGCGGGGTTTGAGACACTCTTTGGGCTCCGACCGAGAGAAAAAGCGTATCACGCTGAGGCGCGCAGGCGCACCTGGCAGCAACCAGCGCACATCAGGCGCCTTCGTCCATGCGCCGCATCCCCTCGAGCAGCAGAGCTTCGGGGCTCTCGGCGATCAGGCGCTGAGGCGCCTCGAAGTTGGGATCAAAGACGAAACTGCCCTCTCGCAGGCGCAGCATGCCATACACGGCCTCCGCGCCGCGGAGCGTGCCGTACATCGCGTTGAACACGTTGCCGCCGACGAAATGCACCTCGCCGTTGTCCGCGGAGGTCCTCAGCTTGAGCGCGCCCGTCTTGCGCCCTTGGCTCAGGACCTGCACCAGATCCGGCAGCCCCATCTCGGCGAGGGACCCGGCGACGCCGCCCGGCCCCGCCGTGGCGGACCGCTCGAGGATGGTCTTGATCTTCGCCACCAGGAGGTCGGGGCTCACGGGTTTGGTCAGATAGTCCGTCGCGCCGGCCTCGAAAGCCTTCTGCGCATCAGCGCCCGCCGTTCGTCCCGTGAGGAAGACCCACGGCAACTTCAACCCCCACTTCTGGCGGCGAGCCCAGCCCAAGAGCGACAGCCCATCCATCGGAGTGAGATCCATCTCGGCGATCACGAGCTGAATGTCACCGCGCTCGAGCAGCTTCATCGCCTGGTCGGTGTTGCGGGCGGGCCGCACGTCGAAACCTTGCTCCAGCATGCGCAGCTCCAGCACCGTAGTCTCTTCGGGGTCGGGGTCGACGATCAGCGCGACGTGGCGCGTAGCGAGCAACCGGGCGCGGAGATCGTCACCCGTGATGATCAGCCGGAACAGATCCACGATGTTCGGATCGAAGACCGAGCCACGGTAACGGGCGAGCACGTCGCAGGCGGCGGCGGGCTCGAGCAGCTGGCGGAATGGGTTCTTCGGATTCTGTGTGAGATCCGCGTAAGTGTCGGCCACGGCGAGCAGCCGAGCGATGAGCGGGATCTCCTTGCCGTGCAGCGACCCCGGCAGTCCGTCGCCGTCGTAACGCTCGTACATGGTCTCGATCGCCAGCGTGACCTCGCGCGGCAGCTTGACCGCCTCCATCAAGCTGGTCGGCGCCCGGTAGAGCTTGGTCCCGACGGCCCGGTGCTGGTCGTACTGCGCCACGTTGAACGCCGTCAGGTGGTACTCCGTGACTTTGCCCAGGTCGTGCAAGTAACCGACGATCACCGCGCTGGTTCGCTCGGCGTCCGGCAGGCCGATGCGCTCGGTGATCTTGCGCATCAGGCGCGCGACGTAGGCGGAGTGACCACGCAAGTCGGGTCGTGTGCTCTCGAGCAACGAGGTCAGCACGTTGAGCGTCTCGAGGTAGGAGTTGGTCGCGACGGCCTCCGCGCCGACCCCGAAGGTGCCACCAGTCAGATCTTGACCGGACAGGATGCGCTCCCGCCCCGGGCGCTCCGCCGAAAGAGCCGCCGCCAAGGTCTCCGGGCTGACGAGGTTGCGCTCGTAGACGTCCAGCATGCTCGAGAACTGCGCTTGCGCCTGCCGATCGAGCACCGCAAACGCGTGGATGTCCCCACCGTAGGCCTTTGCGATCGCCGCCTTGACGGCCCGAGGGCGCCCGACGAACGCGCGCACGCTCTTCACCCCGGAGGCGATCTGCGCCTCGTGAAGCGCCTCCGCGTTGTCGGGGTCGGCAGTCACTACCGACAAGACGCTGGCTTGCGCGTCGAACAACACCGGAAACAGTTGGTGTTGCTCGGCGAGGCGCTTGGGCACCTTCTCGAGTGCAAAGCGATCGACCTCTGCCCTGGACAGCTTTTCGGTCGACACGAACCGAGTGCGGTGGATACCCGCCAGGTACTTGAGCAGCGAGACCTCGTCGGTGGCTCTGAGCTCCAGCAGACACTCCTCCACCCGATCGCCCGTTCGCTGAACGAACGAGATGCACGCCTCTTGCTGCTCACTCGTGATGAGGCCGTCGGCCACCATCCGCTCGACGAGGCGCAGGCTGGCGGCGGGAGTCATGGTGCGGTGTTCAGGGAGACGCTGGGAGTATAGCGGACCCGGCGCCGGTTAACCCCCCGCGCATGCTGAGGCCAAACCCCCAGAAGAAGCTGGGTTTCCCCGGTCGGCAGCCAGTATCGGCCAGGACTGGCGCCGCGCCCCCCGAATCTCCCTGGGACGGACCGAAGGCGCGCTTGACGGACTACCCGGCCGAAGCTAGTAATGCCGCCCCTTTCCCGGCGGGCCCCCGACTCGCCTTCACAGGAATTCTCTGTCATGCGCCAGACGAAGCGGACGTATTCGGCGAAAACTGCCGAAGCGCAAGCCACCCGCAAGTGGTGGATCATCGATGCCAAAGATCAGCCCCTCGGGCGACTGGCGAGCCGTGTTGCAACGGTGCTGTCCGGCAAGAACAAGCCGACGTACACGCGCCACATCGACACCGGCGACTTCGTGATCGTGGTGAACGCCACCGGCGTGAAGCTGACCGGGAACAAGGCGACCACCAAGCTCTACCACCGCCACAGCGGGCACTCGGGCGGACTCCGCAGCCGTGCGTTCGCAGAGGTGCAGCAGACACACCCCGAGATGCCGATCACCAAAGCGGTCAAGGGAATGCTGCCAAAGAACGTGCTCGGGCGCGAAATGCTCGGCAAGCTGAAGGTCTACGCAGGCGCGGAGCATCCGCACCAGGCACAGAAGCCGGAAACGCTCGCGCTCTGAGA includes these proteins:
- a CDS encoding DUF4388 domain-containing protein — encoded protein: MTPAASLRLVERMVADGLITSEQQEACISFVQRTGDRVEECLLELRATDEVSLLKYLAGIHRTRFVSTEKLSRAEVDRFALEKVPKRLAEQHQLFPVLFDAQASVLSVVTADPDNAEALHEAQIASGVKSVRAFVGRPRAVKAAIAKAYGGDIHAFAVLDRQAQAQFSSMLDVYERNLVSPETLAAALSAERPGRERILSGQDLTGGTFGVGAEAVATNSYLETLNVLTSLLESTRPDLRGHSAYVARLMRKITERIGLPDAERTSAVIVGYLHDLGKVTEYHLTAFNVAQYDQHRAVGTKLYRAPTSLMEAVKLPREVTLAIETMYERYDGDGLPGSLHGKEIPLIARLLAVADTYADLTQNPKNPFRQLLEPAAACDVLARYRGSVFDPNIVDLFRLIITGDDLRARLLATRHVALIVDPDPEETTVLELRMLEQGFDVRPARNTDQAMKLLERGDIQLVIAEMDLTPMDGLSLLGWARRQKWGLKLPWVFLTGRTAGADAQKAFEAGATDYLTKPVSPDLLVAKIKTILERSATAGPGGVAGSLAEMGLPDLVQVLSQGRKTGALKLRTSADNGEVHFVGGNVFNAMYGTLRGAEAVYGMLRLREGSFVFDPNFEAPQRLIAESPEALLLEGMRRMDEGA
- the rplM gene encoding 50S ribosomal protein L13, with protein sequence MRQTKRTYSAKTAEAQATRKWWIIDAKDQPLGRLASRVATVLSGKNKPTYTRHIDTGDFVIVVNATGVKLTGNKATTKLYHRHSGHSGGLRSRAFAEVQQTHPEMPITKAVKGMLPKNVLGREMLGKLKVYAGAEHPHQAQKPETLAL